AAGCATCGTTGAAGTAACGCGACGTCGGCGGCGTATAAAATTGTGCCGTGATACAACAGGTGACGCCTGCCAACTCGCAAAGCGTTCCCGGAAAATTTTCGATCGCCGAACGTAAGATCACATGTTCCCTGAAGTGAGACGTCCGCAAGTTGGCGGGCGACCGCAGCGTGCACACGCGACATCACAATCTGGTGTGCCTGGTCGATCTTCGCCGCCTGGGGATGTTCGTCCAGTGATAGGACGACGCTGTACATCATGCATCCTGGTCCGGCGACGATGGATGCACCACCGCTGCAGCGACGGAATATCCCGATGCCTTCTTGGCGACAGAATTCGCGATCGGTTTCTAGGTTGATTTTCGAAGACCGCCCTAAAATAACGGTCGGCGAATTCAATTCCCAAGTTCGAAAGCTGGGACCGAGTTCACCCGCTTCGGCCGCGACCAGGGAGGCCTCGTCGATTGCGAGTTGATAGGTCGGGAGTGAAAGCTTCGCTTCCTCGGCCGGTTTGATAACGATTCGTTTCACGATCCCCTCAAGGAATCGAGCAGTCGCATCCGTGAAACCTGCACAGCGGCGATCAGGCCAGCCAATAGCCCAAACACAAAAATACCCAACACCAGGGCGAGCGGTTCAATGATCGGTGGTGAGGTGCCTTGCGACCAAGCATAGGGCAGTACTGCCAAGATCGCACAAGCCACCCCGCATCCGATGCCCATCGCTAACAGGGTTGCCGTTTCGCCGACGACCATCGATGCGAGCCGAGTTCGGGTGAATCCGATCGCCCTCATCACCGCCAATTCGCTTCGACGTTGCAGCAGGTTACGTACTTGAGCGATCGCCAGACCGATAGTTCCCAGCAGTAACCCCAGGCCGCCAAGGCTTTGAAAGGTTCGAAGGTAGGTGTTTTGGACGGCCATCATTCCTGCCAGCACTTCGCGTGTGTCCGAAACGTCGAAGCCGACATCACCAAGGCGGGTTTCAAAGGTCTTTGTGATTGCTCGGACTTTGTCTTCGGCTGCCTTATTGTCGGCGACGTTGATCAGAAAGAACCGGTAGCCGCTGATTTCGGAAAACTGTCGCTGGAAGTTTGCTTCACCGATCATCAGTCGACCTTGCAGCAACGAGTTTTCCAACAGTCCGACGACTTTGAAAAAGATCGTATCGTTTTCATAGGTGAACGATTTAACTTCACCGATGCCAGCCATCATCTGCAGGCTCCACATCGCTGTGTTTTGGTCAAGGATCAACGGGATGGGATCCTCTTCTGTTCCCTGTGCCGATGTGTCCAGTAGCGACCATGGTGATTCGCTATCCGTCGCAGCCGACGCGAAAAAACGAAATTGGTTTAGCGGTTCGGCCGCCGACGCCGGGACGCCATAGACGGTCGGTTCGGTCGCTCGGTAAAGATTGTTGCAGCTGGCATCTTGGCCACGTCGAACACGGAACGACACGATCGTTGCGTCTGACAGCTGGTCTGCTTCGGCGCCCATTAAGCCAGACTGAACTGAAGGGTCAGCGAGGTCTTGATAAACAGGCTGCGCGGATTCGGCGAGTAACTGAAATCCACCGGTGCCTTCATCGCTAGGGGTCAGCCGAAATGCATTGATCGCGACAATCAAAAACGAAGCCGTTGCGATCAGTCCGATCGTCAATGTGCTTCGCAGCGGCGCCCGGACAGAGTTGCGACGGGCCAACATTGATAGGCTGTAACCGTGTCCCGAATCGGAACGGTGTCCGCCGCGTCGAAATTGACCATAGACGAAAACGAGCATTGCGATCAGCAGCATCATGCCGCCGCCCACGAACCCACCTGCTGCCGTTTGCCCGCCGCTGGCAGCACCAAATCCTCCGGCACCCAAGGCCGCGATCGCAAGTCCGGCAGCAGTGTAGCTAGGCCATCGCAGCATTGTCGTCGTGTCGATTTCGTCCAGTTCGCCTTTGCCACGAATCAAGTCGACAGCGTCATTATTAAGCATCGATCGCGTTGTGAACCACAAGGCTGCTAAGCCGCAGAACAATCCCGCCGCACTGCCGATGAACAGGCTTAATGCTGACGCATGAAATGTCAGGAATGGAACCGTCACGGCGCCAACCCAGAAACTGCGTAGGGCGGCGAGCACACCAGCGGCATAGCCAACCCCACCGGCGATTCCGACAACCACGCCCAATATCGAAATCAACAAGCCTTCGCCAAGGTACAGCCGGCGAACCTGCTGTTTGCGAAGCCCGACAGCAAGCAACGTTCCCAGTTCGCCGCTGCGCGTGACGAGCCCCAAGCGGAATAGCATTGCGATCAGCATCACCGCCGAAAAAATCACAAACATGCTAAGTGAAAGGAACAACCCATCAAACGGCGTGGTGCCTTTCGAAGCGGAAAGCTGGGCGCCACGGATGGAGCGAGGTTGCCAACCGAGTGCGGGAAGGATGTCCGATGTCGAGGCCAGTATTTTGGATCGTAGTTCGTCTTCGCTACTCACCGCGTTTGCGGCGATGATTAGCCCGGTTGTATGGCCAAATCGACTTGAGAACAGCGTTCGACCAGCGGCAAGAGGAATAAAAGCCTTGGGAGTCAGGCGATGGTTTTTCCAATACTGGTCGTCTTCTTGAGGAACGTCACGCGTTAATTCGAATGGGGTATCCCAATCACTCATCGAATCTTGATCGGTTACACCGGGGACCGTTGGTGTGAGGTTGGGATCGTTATAGCGGGTCGGTTCTTGGGAATACTCTGCTTTGCGACGACGGCGATAAGGCCGGTCCGGTTCGGTAAGCGGTACAACGTTGACGACCGCCGCATTGAAGGTTCGTTCGACTTCCTTGCCGTTCTTGATTTCCGGTTCAAAGTAATCGATGGCCAGCGTGTCGCCGATTTTCAAATTCAGGCGTTCGGCGAGCCACGAATTGACGATGATTGGTACCGTGTCGTTGGTATCGAGTTCACCCGAATTCGAATCGCCATAAGACAGCGGCAACTGTTTCGATGGGTCGACAGCCGCGATGGTGCTGTAGGTCACCCGAACCGAATCATCGTCATTTGACGCGTCTGGATTGTTGGCAATTTCGCCAGTTGTTTTTTTGATTTCGTTTGCCAGGTAAGTCAGAACCGGAGTCACTTGATCAGCAGGCAAGGCTTGGGTGATCGCTTCGACAGCAGCGTCACTGATCAAAAGACGATCGCTTGTCACGCTGAAGTACTCGAATACTGTCTGGTCTTCGAATGAATCGACGACGTGTTCCAGCTTTAGGCCAAGGTCCTGTAGCGTCGGACGGACCTTTGCGGCGTCGATCGGCTGGGAACTTAGCAGGATGTTGGCTTGCCCGTCTCGATCTAGTACCGAGGCGACAAGTTTGCGTGAAAGGAAAACGTTCTTGGGTGCCGCTTGCGATGCCGCAAGAGAGAACCTTGCCAGTCCTTTGTCCTGAAGAATCTCAGCCACGGTCAGACGCGGAATGCCTTCCGTTTGAACGTCCTTTCGTCCCAGCGGGCTGTCTGCCGGTACCGCTTGTTCGACGGGCAGTCGAACGGTCACCTGATCACCAACTTTGACGCCCAATTCTGTCGCCAGTGATTCTGTGAGGATGACCGATTGCTCATCGAGCGTCGTTTCCGGAGTGATCCCCGAGGAATCAAGGTGCCAAAACGCGTCGTCACAGCCGATCACTTGGATCGAACCGGAGCGTCGCAGGTCTTCACCGCTGGATGCTTCGATGACGGCCTGGTCAAACATCAGAACTGCCGCGATTGCGTCCGGGCTTTGTCCTACCCGTTCAGCGATCGAGTCGACGCTGAAGAATCCGCCCGGTGCGATCACGCTATCGATTTTGCCTAACCGCTCGACTGTCAGTTCACGCAAGCTGCCTCGCATGGAATCGCCGACAAGCAGAGCCCCGACAATCACCGATGTGGCGATCGCAACACCCAATGCCACTGAAATGGTGGTGCGCCAATTTTGTCGAACGCCTGCGGCGATGACAGACCAGGATGTGATTGGTCGGTTTGACAATGGATCGGATTGATTTGCGAGGAAACAAGTCGGGCTCGTTTCAGTTTAGCAATCTGTCCATTGGTCTTCGAGCGGCGGGATTGATGCCGGTTCGGATAAAAGCTCCGCTGTGACTGGCTTTTCATCGATTGATCCGAGATACCAGGTTAAGTCACATCGAAATGCAGACGAAGTCCGGCAATCTATTCAAGCCGCAATCGCCCTGGGACACCCGATCGCATCAATCCGTTGGGATTCTGCATCGTGGCCCAGGCCTGAACTTTTCCTGAAACTGGATTGGATTCTGGTGACACAAACGTAATCTCACCAGAAATCGATCGGGGCGGAAGCGATTTGTCCTCGGCTTCATGGTTCGTGTCTTGAACAAAGACAACCTTTCGTCCGAGCCAATCTTCTGCGCTTCGTGAGCCA
The Stieleria sp. JC731 genome window above contains:
- a CDS encoding FtsX-like permease family protein, which gives rise to MSNRPITSWSVIAAGVRQNWRTTISVALGVAIATSVIVGALLVGDSMRGSLRELTVERLGKIDSVIAPGGFFSVDSIAERVGQSPDAIAAVLMFDQAVIEASSGEDLRRSGSIQVIGCDDAFWHLDSSGITPETTLDEQSVILTESLATELGVKVGDQVTVRLPVEQAVPADSPLGRKDVQTEGIPRLTVAEILQDKGLARFSLAASQAAPKNVFLSRKLVASVLDRDGQANILLSSQPIDAAKVRPTLQDLGLKLEHVVDSFEDQTVFEYFSVTSDRLLISDAAVEAITQALPADQVTPVLTYLANEIKKTTGEIANNPDASNDDDSVRVTYSTIAAVDPSKQLPLSYGDSNSGELDTNDTVPIIVNSWLAERLNLKIGDTLAIDYFEPEIKNGKEVERTFNAAVVNVVPLTEPDRPYRRRRKAEYSQEPTRYNDPNLTPTVPGVTDQDSMSDWDTPFELTRDVPQEDDQYWKNHRLTPKAFIPLAAGRTLFSSRFGHTTGLIIAANAVSSEDELRSKILASTSDILPALGWQPRSIRGAQLSASKGTTPFDGLFLSLSMFVIFSAVMLIAMLFRLGLVTRSGELGTLLAVGLRKQQVRRLYLGEGLLISILGVVVGIAGGVGYAAGVLAALRSFWVGAVTVPFLTFHASALSLFIGSAAGLFCGLAALWFTTRSMLNNDAVDLIRGKGELDEIDTTTMLRWPSYTAAGLAIAALGAGGFGAASGGQTAAGGFVGGGMMLLIAMLVFVYGQFRRGGHRSDSGHGYSLSMLARRNSVRAPLRSTLTIGLIATASFLIVAINAFRLTPSDEGTGGFQLLAESAQPVYQDLADPSVQSGLMGAEADQLSDATIVSFRVRRGQDASCNNLYRATEPTVYGVPASAAEPLNQFRFFASAATDSESPWSLLDTSAQGTEEDPIPLILDQNTAMWSLQMMAGIGEVKSFTYENDTIFFKVVGLLENSLLQGRLMIGEANFQRQFSEISGYRFFLINVADNKAAEDKVRAITKTFETRLGDVGFDVSDTREVLAGMMAVQNTYLRTFQSLGGLGLLLGTIGLAIAQVRNLLQRRSELAVMRAIGFTRTRLASMVVGETATLLAMGIGCGVACAILAVLPYAWSQGTSPPIIEPLALVLGIFVFGLLAGLIAAVQVSRMRLLDSLRGS
- a CDS encoding biotin/lipoate A/B protein ligase family protein, giving the protein MKRIVIKPAEEAKLSLPTYQLAIDEASLVAAEAGELGPSFRTWELNSPTVILGRSSKINLETDREFCRQEGIGIFRRCSGGASIVAGPGCMMYSVVLSLDEHPQAAKIDQAHQIVMSRVHAAVARQLADVSLQGTCDLTFGDRKFSGNALRVGRRHLLYHGTILYAADVALLQRCLEFAPRQPDYRAGRNHGAFVTNVAIDPAQLDADLAKEFEVVGEVDADQLSTTIDRLVSERYGEVAWHERH